The window GCCCATTatgtggatggtccagattggtaTCTTGAATGCCACAAAAACAGTGGATGAGTTGCAACATTTCAAGAACAACATGGCCCATgttttggacagtccagattggtgGTATGTATGTCGCTTTACAGTAGGTGAGTTGCAGCATGCAAATGGCATCAGGCAACAAAGGATGGCAACCTATCTGTTTCTTGAATTCATTCTACAAGTTTTCTTGGATACAACATTCATTCATGGTGCTGCAATTTGCAGGCCTGTGATGGGGATGAGGATAGCTTGCTTGGATTCGACGTTCACAGTGATGGTGATGGCCAAAGGCATGTTCTATTCTCATCTAAAGATGAAAATTCAGACTTcttatttctcttctttttttccctgtTATAATGCTACTTCGCCATTTTAAGTTGAAGCTATGAACTCATGGCCCCTCTACAGGCACTTGAATGCTATCATTAAGGATGATCAATCAGAGAATGTCTTGAGCTCAAATGGTGCACCAGTCTTTCCTCCAAGACTCTCTTCCTACTCCTGCATACATATGAATGGCAAGGAGGTTTTCCGCTTTGCTGTTCGATGTGTGCCTCAATCGATTGAAACATCATTAGAAAGAGCTGGTCTCGTGAGTTCCAACATCGATTGGTTACTGCTACATCAGGTATAAAACCTCCGAATGTTAATGGCAATGCTAgtggaaggaaagaaaaagaactaATGGAGATGAATGGGTGCAGGCTAACCAAAGAATCATCGATGCAGTTGCAACTCGCCTGCAGATCCCACCTGATCATGTCATATCGAATTTGGCTAATTATGGCAACACCAGCGCGGCATCCATCCCATTAGCATTGGATGAAGCTGTTCGAAGCGGAAAGGTGCAGGCAGGTAACATTGTTGCTGCTGCAGGATTCGGAGCCGGGCTTACTTGGGGTTCAGCAATATTGAAGTGGGGGTAAGACTCACGACAAGAACTAGGAAACAGAACCGCAATAGCAACTGTCAATGTAGTTCTACCATAGACTGCCCCTAGCACCCGTTTTTGTTTCCACCATGTTGTACCGTGGAGAGTCAGTGATCTGTTTGGCTGCTTTCccccctttctctctttccccTTCCGTTGGATTTTGCATATTTTGATTTGAGGATCAAAATAACTTTATTCATTTTTGTTATAATAATTACAGAGTCAGGATAATTTAGAGATAAAATGGAATATGGGGATATGAACACATGGGCTTGATAGACAAAATGGAATTGCAAAATGAAAACATGGCTTGACTGCCTGCTATCATAATACTCAGTTTAGATGCTCAATCAGGACCATCCAACTAAAGGGCCACCTCTtatatgggccaaatcaaatgctCCAGTCAATTGAATGTTTTATAAGAGTTTCAATGCATAGTTCATTGATAGATGTACTGCATTTGTTTTGTTTCAACACTGTTGGGAATCATGAGTTTAGTGCCCACATGACAGGTGTGGGCTAATGGATATAACCAGCAAGGGCATTAAACCACATTGAACCAACCAACCTTACCCCGGAAGTGCGTTATAATTCATAGACATGCAATCAGAAATTGTACATCAAATCCAGCCGTCCAAAAAAATAGGTCCGTAGATTCTTCTCCAAGAGAAGGTTGGTTTTGGTCAATACATACCAATAATAAAAGAAAGGAGAAGCAAAAACAATAATTAATCAGCCGTTTATTTATACAGCGCAAAAGTGGTCAATACATACTAATAATAAAGAATCTATCTATCAGTTTTGGAGGACAGCTTTTTCTAGCCTCCAAATGGACGGAGGAGATGGGCTCTGCTCAAGACGGTGATCGGTCCCTTAACTTGTTTTAGCTGGGTCCCATCCCACCCGTTCGATCAATCATTTCCAGTAAACTGTGTCATCTGACATGCTCTGCTTCCCGACGGCTCTTGATCCTCCGAATCGTACCCTCAACGGCTAGATCAAAAGCGTCCGGGATGGCCCTCAGCGCCTCTGAGCTACCATGCCTCCTGTACATAACCCTCGGCACCAGCTCCAGCACCCTCTCCCTCATCCTGCCGACGTCAGCCCTAGGAATCCCCATCAGCAACTCCGTTATCTTCCGCCCCCCAAGCACTACCTCCTCCTTGGGTATATACACCGAGAAGTTGGTGTATTCGCCCTCCGGCAGGTGCCATCCGAACTGCGACTTGGCCGACAACTCCTCGAAGAACACCGGTATGCAGCCGGCGAGGATGCTGTCGAACGTTGACCGGCGCGTCGGCGTGTCGCCGGGAGGCTGGAGGCAGAAGCTGGAGCGGAGCATCGGGCGCATGTAGCGGATCGGGTCGTGCTCGCACACGCCTTTGGAGCAGTCGACGATGTCGCAGAGGTTCGTGCGGTTCTCGCACTCGGTTCGGATGCTGTGTCGGATATTGGGAGCCGATGCAACGCCGCCACCGCCGGCGAAGAGCATCAGCTTGGTGCGCCGCGATCGCCGGACCCGAGAAAGCCACGACTCGAGCCGATCGAGGCTTGGCGGGTGGAACGACGTCGGGTACGGGATCGCATGCTCCTGCCACGGCCACGCACGTGACTCGAGCGTGAGCGCCGTGACGTTGTAAAACTCGGGCAGCTCGAGGAAC is drawn from Magnolia sinica isolate HGM2019 chromosome 5, MsV1, whole genome shotgun sequence and contains these coding sequences:
- the LOC131246728 gene encoding probable xyloglucan galactosyltransferase GT19 — encoded protein: MPSSNLPFFLFSLLISVSLSTSRQTQSDPSISPNPDCRGRWIHIRNLPSRFNLDLVDNCSHYPVYDNFCPYIANHGLGQKTHNRSHSWYRTDPDMLELIFHRRILEYRCLTPDPTKADAIYLPYYAGLDALRYLYGSDVNSSAEHGLDLFDFLQKDKPQIWARNYGHDHFLVMARVAWDFSRPLTYDLPEWGTSFLELPEFYNVTALTLESRAWPWQEHAIPYPTSFHPPSLDRLESWLSRVRRSRRTKLMLFAGGGGVASAPNIRHSIRTECENRTNLCDIVDCSKGVCEHDPIRYMRPMLRSSFCLQPPGDTPTRRSTFDSILAGCIPVFFEELSAKSQFGWHLPEGEYTNFSVYIPKEEVVLGGRKITELLMGIPRADVGRMRERVLELVPRVMYRRHGSSEALRAIPDAFDLAVEGTIRRIKSRREAEHVR